The following coding sequences are from one Dermacentor andersoni chromosome 5, qqDerAnde1_hic_scaffold, whole genome shotgun sequence window:
- the LOC129385306 gene encoding uncharacterized protein, with the protein MSSQQVRRLGPHVSERQREILVSFVEEHPYLAKSSCVLGQQLTAARKEELWQQVTALLNTEGPAVKTAAQWRGVWKKDVYKARRDAAALHAESRGTGGSSLPGQRGRILSLVGRASAIGVCAPFFESDEEGESAGDAASAESHVSVGTAHGTSGIRARPLQPATAERRREDAGGPSSQTQPRQTGRGRRPEPGADDLLSSVVAKYAESVALSQQHNNQIQDLLRSAEQLRTAVESQGAATLRQAVATERLASAAEQQVQQNTQLLQELRSLTRMAPALLLCIQQAMGMPPQAPQGGPPS; encoded by the exons ATGTCCTCGCAGCAGGTTCggcggctgggtcctcatgtttcagagaggcagcgcgagatactggtgtcatttgttgaagagcacccctaccttgcgaagtcgtcgtgtgtgctgggtcaacagctgacggcggcgcgcaaggaggagctctggcagcaagTGACCGCCTTGCTGAACactgagggcccggcagtgaaaactgcagcccaatggcgcggcgtgtggaaaAAGGACGTCTACAAGGCCCGCCGTGATGCggccgccttgcacgccgaaagcag aggaaccggaggaaGCAGCCTGCCCGGACAGCGAGGGCGCATCCTTTCCttagttggaagggcgagcgccatcggagtctgcgCGCCGTTCTTCGAgtccgacgaagag GGGGAAAGCGCTGGTGACGCGGCAAGTGCTGAGTCCCATGTGTCTGTCGGCACAGCGCATGGGACAAGCGGCATAAGAG CGAGACCACTCCAGCCTGCGACAGCAGAGAGGCGTCGGGAGGATGCAGGTGGCCCTAGTAGTCAGACAC AGCCACGGCAGACAGGGCGGGGCCGAAGGCCAGAGCCGGGAGCGGACGACCTGCTGTCCTCTGTCGTTGCGAAATATGCTGAGTCTGTTGCACTCTCGCAACAGCACAACAAC CAAATACAGGACCTGCTCCGGTCGGCGGAGCAGCTGAGAACGGCAGTGGAAAGTCAAGGCGCGGCGACGTTGCGCCAAGCAGTAGCCACTGAGCGTCttgcttctgctgctgagcaaCAAGTGCAGCAGAACACTCAGCTGCTGCAGGAGCTGCGGAGCCTGACACGGATGGCGCCAGCACTGCTGCTGTGCATTCAGCAGGCCATGGGGATGCCACCACAAGCCCCACAAGGTGGACCaccctcttaa